GGACCAATCCTAATGGGGATAATAGCGACCATCCAATCCCTAAAACCGAATTACGATACTTATTTTTTAAATCTTGTCTAACTAGACTCAACAAAATATACCTGGAATTATAAATTCGATTGAAAAACTTCATTTTTATTTCCTTCTCTCACTCGATTGTTGGTTATTTTACGAATCATTTTCCTCTTCTGTAGGAATTTCGAAAATAAGCAAAAGACTTTATAATACGACATCAACAAATACGGTTCTCTTAATAAAACAAAAAACAAAACTGCTATCTCATAGACCAATAAAATAGTATGGTTAGCTATATTTCCAATTTCTTCATTTTTAATTATCATTAAATATCGATTTTTAAAAGAATGTATTTTAGTAATTCTCGAAATATTTTTCCTTACATTTGGCTTCCAATTTCTTTCGTGATAGGCAAAAACATCTGGTATAACCATTGCCTTCCATCCCATTTTTTGAGATCTCCATGCTAGATCAACATCTTCTTTATAGGCAAAAAAATCCTCGTCGAAATATTCATTATTAATCTTGCAGTCAGTAAGACAAGCAGATCTATAAAATGCTACAGCTCCACAAATTCCAAAAACCTCTTGTACATTATCCGGCTTTGTTTTAATGTCCTTGGCCCTTCTAGTTCTTAATAGCTTGATACCTGCGGAATCAATTTCAGTTGAATTCTTTGATCGATAAATTACACCCGTTGCCATACCTACATGAGGCATACTTTCCATAAACTTAAACAATTTCTCTAGGTATTCCTCTGACAATACTGCATCAGGGTTTAAAACTAATTTATACTTTGACTCATACCTATCAATAATAATATTATGGCCCTTACAAAAACCATGATTCGTTTCACTACGAATAATTTCGATCCTTTTATCATTACCATAATGACTGTTTACCAGTTCAACTGTACCATCATTGGAATTGTTATCTAATATTACTATTTTAAACTCTTGGAAAGTTTGCTTTAAGAGAGAATCAATGCAAAAAAGGATACAATGACCAGAGTTATATGTTACTATTTGTACAATTATAGGAATATCCATATACAAAACTTCCTAGTATTTATTCTTGATATATAATTTTATACGATTCAATATATGAATCGGCGTTTTGAATCCGTGAATTTTAACAATAGATCTAATTTTATTCCATAAAAAGAAATTTCTCGATCTCCTTAACTTAACTTGATTGGGCTTGCATATATCAGATTGATAAAAAAAGATGTCTTTATTTTTTTGATAGATATCCATGGCGACCGATTTTTTACTGAAATGACTCGATATATGATCATATGCATTTTGTCTAATCGAGTTACGAATTGATGCTTGCTCAATTAGACTCTTCATTGCCTCAATCCAACTATTCTCTGTGTTATCAACTAAAATTCCATTAATCCCATTTGTAATAACTCTTGTGTACGGCTTTACATTAGAATATATCCCAGCAGCCCCGATAGCACCATACTCTAAGTATTTATTAAAGTACTTACAAGAATGAAACATAGAGTAAGGTAATGGGGCTAGTCCAATATCCCATTTTAATTGATGCATTAAATTTTTATAAACAGCATGATTATGCTCGTATGGAATATAGTCTAAATTTAATTCATCGACTAGTTTGGGACGAGCTCCGACAAACTGAAACCGAACTCGTCCACCATAATCTTGAATGATTCTCCGTATAGGTTTTTCCATAAATTCATCAAAAAAGTATTGGTGATCTAGCCCTCCCGCAAAACCAATTACAATTCTGTCGTTATTGGATTCTTCTATTCGCTTGTCGTTATCTAAAAGCAAAGCGGGTGCATTTACCAGTACTATGCTTGAAAAGAATGCTTTGTACCGGTCGGCGATCACATCACTTGTAGTCCATAGCCGATCGCTAGCGTGCATTATTTCTTGAATAATTGATCGGATCGAGGCTGATTGAAAATACTCGTAAGATAGAGATTTCTCTGTTATATTCAACAGATCATCATCCAGATAATAAATGACTAGTTTATTTAACCTCTTACTCTCACGAACCAACTCCAAATCAAATTGTTCACTACCTCGTATGCTAACTACCACATCAGCAGCTGCAAGATCTTCATTCGTCAACGAAGCATGATCCTTAAACTGAAATTGAATAATTCCTTGCTCGTGTAATTCATTCAGGGGACCAATCACACCTACCAAAGCAGATGGGATTTTCCGAATGCAAACTGCCAGCACTCTTGTACTATTCATCGAATTATTTCCTTTTCAGTATCATCTGTATCAAATTCAAGTTGTTTTTGATAATATTTCCATTTCTAATAAAACCTACTTTTGAATAAAGGTTGTATGCTATTAGGTTTGACTCAAGTACCTCCAACTGAATAGACATTAGATTTAACTCTTCAAACCCAAAATTACATAGTAATTTTGTTGCATTTAAACCTATTCCTCGTCCCCGCGCTATGCTTTCGCCAATGAGTAATCTCCCGAATTCCGCAACAGCGTCTTCAATATTAAGATTGTATAGTGCGGCACAACCCACTGGGGTCTTTGAACTATTAAGTTCAATAATAAACATCAAGTCATTAGGTAGCGTTGAATATTTTTCAAACCACTTCTGTTGTTGCTCTTTGGAAATTGTTTCCTGATAAACAAATGACTTTCGGATATGATCTTGATTTCGCCATACTCTGATTAGTTCAATATCATCTGCTGTCAATGGCCGCAGTGTAATAACGTTATCACGTATGTAATAGTTATGCAGCATCTGACTTCATCCTCGTCCCGCATATTGAATAACTTTTTCTGCAACGTAGTCGACGTCTTTCTTAGTCATTCGAAGATGCATAGGCAGGGAAAGAATGCGTTCAGACAAACGATGCGAATTGGGACAAGTCCCTTTCGCATAAGCATACATACGATAATCCGTATTATCTCGGTAATGGACACCAGGATAAATCTCGCATTCATTTAATGCCAAGAGCAAGTTATCACGATTATTTACTTCAATTACGTATAGATGTCTGGAAGACTCACAACCTGGTGCAACTGCTATTGGTTTAATGTAATCATGATGTCCGTCAAATGCTGAGTCATACCAGCTAGCCAATTGACGGCGGTATGCATTATCTTGATCCAAATATTTCAACTGCACCAAACCAATCGCAGCCATTATCGAATTTCCATGATATTTGTATCCCACATATTCCACGTCATACTTCCATTTGTAGGCTCCCTTATCATTTGAACGTGCATAAGTATCTTTATTAATTCCCAACCAGGTGAGCTTACGGCAAATTTCGTCATGCCGCTGTTCTTTAAAGCAGATCATTCCCGAGTCTGCTGTCGGTAAATTTTTGACCGCTTGGAATGAATATACAACTACATCAGCTTCTGCTCCTGGAACAACTCCATTTTGTCTCGTCCCTGCCATGTGAGCTGCATCCAAGATCAATTTCAAGTTATATTTTCTGCATAATTCAACAATTTTATTGTATTGTCCGGTATTCCCGCCGATGCCGACAAATAAAACAGCTTTTGTACGCGAAGTAATCTTCTTCTCAACATCAATAGGGTCCAGGCATAAATATTGATCAACATCCGCAAAAACAGGCTGTAATCCTTCATACAAGATAGCATGATTTGTTGAAACGAAAGTTAATGGTGTCGTAATAACTTCAGCATCATCTTGCCAACCTTCTTCAAGCTTCAGGATCTTTAAAGCAAGACTTAACCCTACCGTGGCAGAGTTTAAGAAATGAGCATGCGGCAACCCCGTGTATTCCTTCCATTTTTCCTCGATTTCAACTGTTTTATAACCAAGACCAGTCCACCCTTTTTCAAGACATTCCCGAATCTCTTCCAAGCACTCGTCTACCCGAAAGGTCGGTACAAACAATTGAATTCCCATGATAATCTCTCCTAGATTGAAATGGTTGATATATAGTCTTTAAGTGCATCTTTGTAGTGACGAATGGGTTTTGACAGTTTTGACCACTTAGTATTATCTAGTACCGAGTAGCTAGGTCGTTTTGCTCTAAGACCGAACTGACCGCTTTGAACCGGGACTATTTTCCCTTTATCTAAGTTTAATAATTCAGCAATCTCCATTGCAAAATCGTACCACGAAGCCATTCCTGAGTTAACTACATGATAGGTACCATACGGCAAGTTAAAAATTTGAGAGATGCACTTAGCAACATCCGCCGTGTATGTAGGGGATCCAAACTGATCATTTATAACAGGAACTATATTAGATTCTTGTAATTTCTTAATGATCGTCTTCGGGAAACATTTCCCATAATTACCGAATAGCCATGCAGTGCGGATGATAAAAGCCTCTTTGTAGTTAGCCCTAATAATGTCTTCAGATAACGCTTTTGTCCATCCGTATCGATTTAAAGGATTCATTCGATCTGTCTCTTTATAGGGCGTCCGTTTCTGACCATCGAATACGTAATCAGTACTAAAATATAGTAGAGGACATCTACAGGTTGCTTTTAAGCAATCGATTAGATAGTAAAGACCTTGACAATTTATCTCGAATGCCTCTCTGAAATCATCTTCAGCCTTCTCTACATTTGTATATCCAGCTGCATGTATCACAATGTCGGGTTTGACCGAGGACAGTGCTTCGTGGATGGAGTCTTTATCTAATAAATTGAATTGCGATTTATCGAAGCGTATAACTTCGAAGGTCACCGATTTCTGTAGCTGCTCAAATATTTCAGTTCCTAGAAGCCCGTATCCTCCAACTAACAACACTCTCATCACAGTTACCTATCCGAGTTCCCGAAATTTGGGGAGCAGTTTATCCTTTTCAGAGACGATGACCTCATTAACTTCGTGAATCGGCCAATCAATGGCTAAGTCAGGATCATTCCAGACAACTCCGCCTTCATCATCAGGCCTATAGTAATCCGTACATTTGTAACCAAAGATAACTTCATCTGATAATGATAAAAAACCATGAGCGAATCCTTCAGGTATATAAAATTGTTTATGATTATCACCAGACAGATAAACCCCAAACCATTTACCGTATGTACTGGAATTTTTTCTTAAGTCTACAGCAACATCATAAGCAGTGCCTTTTATCACACGCACAAGCTTACCTTGCGGATGATTTTTTTGGAAATGTAGTCCTCGCAGCACACCTTTTTTAGAAACAGACTGGTTATCCTGCACAAACCTTTTAGTCACCCCGATATTGAAATATTCCTCATACCGATAAGTTTCCATAAATGACCCACGTGCGTCCCCATATACAGTGGGTTCAATAATTAAAAGCCCTTCTATTCCAGTCTGTTCCAAACGTAACTTTGCCACTCAGTTCACCTCATTTCCTTGGATAAGGCAGTTCTAAACCATCAACAAGTTGATTTGCTTTTGCGTATGAAGGAAAGGTTCCTGCATCTGTCCACCATGATGGCAAAATATCATACGTAAGTAAGTCTTTCTTCACATAAGCATTATTAACATCCGTAATTTCTAACTCCCCTCGTGAAGAAGGTGACAGTGATTTAATAATGTCGAATACTTGAGAATCGTACATATAAATTCCTGTAACGCAGTAGTTTGATTTTGGTTGTTTAGGTTTTTCTTCTATGGATACGATACGATCTCCTGATAACTCAGGAACCCCGTATCTTTCAGGATCTTCAACCTCTTGAATCAAAATTTTTGCTCCACGTTCCTGTGCCCTGAACTTTTCAACATAAGGACAAATTGAATCATTAAAAATATTATCCCCCAAGATCACAACAGATTTGTCACCATTTACGAAATTTTCCGCTAGTCCGAGTGCTTGTGCAATTCCACCAGCTTGATCTTGCACCTTATATGTAAATGTGACCCCGAAATCATGGCCGCTCCCCAATAGATTCACAACATCGCCCATGTGTTCTTTACCTGTAACAATGAGGATTTCTTCGATTCCAGCCTCTATCAGTTTATAGATTGGGTGGAATATCATAGGGTACTTCCCGACAGGAAGCAGGTGCTTATTAGTCACCTTGGTCAAAGGGTATAAACGAGATCCCGTTCCTCCAGCTAAGATGATACCTTTCATGACAATTCACTCCTTTTATGGGTGACATTCTGAACCCAGTCTTGGTGTTGGATATACCAATCAATCGTCGCCTGAATTCCATCATCAAAATTATATTTGGGCCGCCAACCAAGTTCTGTTTGTATTTTGCTTGAATCGATTGCGTATCGAAGATCGTGTCCAGGCCGGTCCTCAACATAAGTGATAAGACTCTCGGGCTTACCGAGGTATTCTAGAATTTTTTTGGTAATTTGAATGTTTGTCCTTTCATTATTACCACCAATATTATAGACTTCACCACTTCTGCCTCTATGCAATACGAGATCAATAGCAGAACAATGATCTTCGACATGCAGCCAATCTCTTATATTAAGACCATTCCCGTAAACAGGAAGCTTTTCATCGTTTAAAGCTTTCTTGATAAATAAAGGAATCAATTTTTCAGGAAACTGGTAAGGACCATAGTTATTCGAACACCTAGTAATAACGGTATTCATTCCATATGTATGATGATAAGCCCTGACAAGAAGGTCCGCAGACGCTTTACTTGAAGAATAGGGGCTATTCGAAGCTAATGGTGTCTCTTCCGTGAAAAAACCAGTCGGTCCCAGAGAACCATAGACTTCATCTGTTGAGATTTGCAGAAAACGCTGTACTTTGTGTTTTCTAGCTGCTTCTAACAGTACTTGAGTTCCTAGCACATTAGTTTTCACAAAAATCCCGGGATCGGATATACTGTTGTCCACATGCGATTCCGCGGCAAAGTTGACAACCATATCGACTCCACTCATAATTTCATTCACTAAAGATACATCGCAGATATCTCCGTAAACAAAGGAATAATTTCTTCTATGATCCAGATCAGAGATCGTAATTTTATTTCCTGCGTATGTCAATTTATCTAAATTAATAATTTCATAATCTTCATATTTGTCGAGCATATACCTTATAAAGTTACTGCCGATAAATCCGGCGCCACCCGTTACCAGTAATTTACGCAATTCAACTTCCTCCCCGAAAATTGTCAGACACATTTATTCTATCAAATACCTATCTCAATAGCCACTGCCTAAATCCTTTTAGCCTCGTTATATAGAAATCAGAACCTTAATGTCTTGTAATAATTCTTTATTAAGGCGCCCCACCTATGCTAAGATTCTATTATCCATGTAAATTCGCTCGAAGAAAAGGGAGATTTGTAGAATGTTGCTTGAGACTTCTAAAAAAGTCGGAGCCCCCCTGCTGCTTTCCGACAAAAAGGGCTCTCCGAATTGGGTTATCCTGCTGCTCATATCCCTCATCCTTTTCATCGCCCCGTTCTACAAAGCGTTGTTTAATGGCGGAG
This genomic window from Paenibacillus thermoaerophilus contains:
- a CDS encoding glycosyltransferase family 2 protein, translating into MDIPIIVQIVTYNSGHCILFCIDSLLKQTFQEFKIVILDNNSNDGTVELVNSHYGNDKRIEIIRSETNHGFCKGHNIIIDRYESKYKLVLNPDAVLSEEYLEKLFKFMESMPHVGMATGVIYRSKNSTEIDSAGIKLLRTRRAKDIKTKPDNVQEVFGICGAVAFYRSACLTDCKINNEYFDEDFFAYKEDVDLAWRSQKMGWKAMVIPDVFAYHERNWKPNVRKNISRITKIHSFKNRYLMIIKNEEIGNIANHTILLVYEIAVLFFVLLREPYLLMSYYKVFCLFSKFLQKRKMIRKITNNRVREGNKNEVFQSNL
- a CDS encoding glycosyltransferase — encoded protein: MNSTRVLAVCIRKIPSALVGVIGPLNELHEQGIIQFQFKDHASLTNEDLAAADVVVSIRGSEQFDLELVRESKRLNKLVIYYLDDDLLNITEKSLSYEYFQSASIRSIIQEIMHASDRLWTTSDVIADRYKAFFSSIVLVNAPALLLDNDKRIEESNNDRIVIGFAGGLDHQYFFDEFMEKPIRRIIQDYGGRVRFQFVGARPKLVDELNLDYIPYEHNHAVYKNLMHQLKWDIGLAPLPYSMFHSCKYFNKYLEYGAIGAAGIYSNVKPYTRVITNGINGILVDNTENSWIEAMKSLIEQASIRNSIRQNAYDHISSHFSKKSVAMDIYQKNKDIFFYQSDICKPNQVKLRRSRNFFLWNKIRSIVKIHGFKTPIHILNRIKLYIKNKY
- a CDS encoding GNAT family N-acetyltransferase yields the protein MLHNYYIRDNVITLRPLTADDIELIRVWRNQDHIRKSFVYQETISKEQQQKWFEKYSTLPNDLMFIIELNSSKTPVGCAALYNLNIEDAVAEFGRLLIGESIARGRGIGLNATKLLCNFGFEELNLMSIQLEVLESNLIAYNLYSKVGFIRNGNIIKNNLNLIQMILKRK
- a CDS encoding DegT/DnrJ/EryC1/StrS family aminotransferase, with product MGIQLFVPTFRVDECLEEIRECLEKGWTGLGYKTVEIEEKWKEYTGLPHAHFLNSATVGLSLALKILKLEEGWQDDAEVITTPLTFVSTNHAILYEGLQPVFADVDQYLCLDPIDVEKKITSRTKAVLFVGIGGNTGQYNKIVELCRKYNLKLILDAAHMAGTRQNGVVPGAEADVVVYSFQAVKNLPTADSGMICFKEQRHDEICRKLTWLGINKDTYARSNDKGAYKWKYDVEYVGYKYHGNSIMAAIGLVQLKYLDQDNAYRRQLASWYDSAFDGHHDYIKPIAVAPGCESSRHLYVIEVNNRDNLLLALNECEIYPGVHYRDNTDYRMYAYAKGTCPNSHRLSERILSLPMHLRMTKKDVDYVAEKVIQYAGRG
- the rfbD gene encoding dTDP-4-dehydrorhamnose reductase, yielding MRVLLVGGYGLLGTEIFEQLQKSVTFEVIRFDKSQFNLLDKDSIHEALSSVKPDIVIHAAGYTNVEKAEDDFREAFEINCQGLYYLIDCLKATCRCPLLYFSTDYVFDGQKRTPYKETDRMNPLNRYGWTKALSEDIIRANYKEAFIIRTAWLFGNYGKCFPKTIIKKLQESNIVPVINDQFGSPTYTADVAKCISQIFNLPYGTYHVVNSGMASWYDFAMEIAELLNLDKGKIVPVQSGQFGLRAKRPSYSVLDNTKWSKLSKPIRHYKDALKDYISTISI
- the rfbC gene encoding dTDP-4-dehydrorhamnose 3,5-epimerase — its product is MAKLRLEQTGIEGLLIIEPTVYGDARGSFMETYRYEEYFNIGVTKRFVQDNQSVSKKGVLRGLHFQKNHPQGKLVRVIKGTAYDVAVDLRKNSSTYGKWFGVYLSGDNHKQFYIPEGFAHGFLSLSDEVIFGYKCTDYYRPDDEGGVVWNDPDLAIDWPIHEVNEVIVSEKDKLLPKFRELG
- a CDS encoding sugar phosphate nucleotidyltransferase; protein product: MKGIILAGGTGSRLYPLTKVTNKHLLPVGKYPMIFHPIYKLIEAGIEEILIVTGKEHMGDVVNLLGSGHDFGVTFTYKVQDQAGGIAQALGLAENFVNGDKSVVILGDNIFNDSICPYVEKFRAQERGAKILIQEVEDPERYGVPELSGDRIVSIEEKPKQPKSNYCVTGIYMYDSQVFDIIKSLSPSSRGELEITDVNNAYVKKDLLTYDILPSWWTDAGTFPSYAKANQLVDGLELPYPRK
- the rfbB gene encoding dTDP-glucose 4,6-dehydratase translates to MRKLLVTGGAGFIGSNFIRYMLDKYEDYEIINLDKLTYAGNKITISDLDHRRNYSFVYGDICDVSLVNEIMSGVDMVVNFAAESHVDNSISDPGIFVKTNVLGTQVLLEAARKHKVQRFLQISTDEVYGSLGPTGFFTEETPLASNSPYSSSKASADLLVRAYHHTYGMNTVITRCSNNYGPYQFPEKLIPLFIKKALNDEKLPVYGNGLNIRDWLHVEDHCSAIDLVLHRGRSGEVYNIGGNNERTNIQITKKILEYLGKPESLITYVEDRPGHDLRYAIDSSKIQTELGWRPKYNFDDGIQATIDWYIQHQDWVQNVTHKRSELS